A genomic window from Candidatus Obscuribacter sp. includes:
- a CDS encoding DnaJ domain-containing protein, which produces MQEFEENYYAILGVEPDSTQEEIRRAYLSLAKRLHPDRFPNDPDQRAIAQKEFAKVTRAHDVVGDPERRNEYDTLRSLAKRRSEIVSTGSFVVSSVIPDDARLHTAEGEGGEVNKPGDDHINVKWANKHLARADDLLKKKRYQEAETAMKEAIRLVPNDPRYHNKLAEIYLARGWKTLASTEVQTALRLDGTNPEARTLDVRIKSLMKETGSQTQPNQAKKKGLMDQLKEILNKKI; this is translated from the coding sequence ATGCAGGAGTTCGAAGAGAATTATTACGCCATTCTTGGTGTGGAACCTGATTCCACCCAGGAGGAGATTCGACGCGCCTATCTTTCTCTAGCTAAAAGATTGCATCCTGACCGCTTCCCCAACGATCCAGACCAGAGAGCCATTGCCCAAAAGGAATTTGCTAAAGTCACCCGTGCTCATGATGTAGTCGGCGATCCCGAGCGTCGCAATGAGTATGATACTTTGCGATCGCTGGCTAAAAGACGCTCTGAGATCGTATCGACCGGCTCTTTTGTCGTCAGCTCTGTGATTCCTGACGATGCTCGCCTGCATACAGCTGAGGGCGAGGGCGGCGAAGTCAACAAGCCTGGTGATGACCACATCAACGTCAAGTGGGCTAACAAGCATTTGGCTAGAGCTGACGATTTGCTCAAAAAGAAACGGTATCAGGAAGCTGAGACAGCGATGAAAGAAGCCATTCGTCTTGTGCCAAATGATCCGCGTTATCACAATAAGCTGGCAGAGATTTATCTGGCGCGCGGCTGGAAGACTCTGGCTAGCACAGAAGTGCAGACAGCGCTAAGGCTCGATGGTACTAATCCTGAGGCCCGCACTCTGGATGTTCGCATCAAATCATTGATGAAGGAAACTGGCTCTCAGACTCAGCCTAATCAAGCTAAGAAAAAAGGACTGATGGATCAGTTAAAAGAAATTCTCAACAAGAAGATCTGA
- a CDS encoding GGDEF domain-containing protein, giving the protein MKARIQEMLQTFHGQSAHRPAEPAPAARRAAQGQPLPYEKLLREKDREIDRLRHQLANAEARLQEVMGQDLLTSLPNRHIFKEHLTHSLKRALRLGYSLSLMLIDIDHLREINLKYGHEVGDQVLVEVSKILKSSVREIDMPARWGGEELVTVLHETDADGASVVAERVRRRISMLEIKEPKTGKPIKITASLAVACYPQHSNDPQGLLEAASEALIQCKEDGCNRVLIANK; this is encoded by the coding sequence ATGAAGGCTCGAATCCAAGAAATGCTTCAGACTTTTCACGGTCAAAGTGCTCACAGACCGGCTGAGCCGGCGCCTGCTGCTCGTCGCGCCGCCCAGGGTCAGCCACTTCCCTACGAAAAACTCTTGCGCGAAAAAGATCGCGAAATAGACCGCCTGCGCCATCAGTTAGCCAATGCCGAAGCTAGGCTGCAAGAAGTAATGGGTCAGGACCTTTTAACCAGTTTGCCCAATCGCCATATCTTCAAAGAGCATCTCACTCACTCTCTCAAGCGTGCCTTGAGACTTGGTTATTCACTATCATTGATGCTTATCGACATCGATCATCTCAGAGAGATTAACCTCAAGTACGGGCACGAAGTCGGCGACCAGGTCCTGGTCGAAGTAAGCAAAATCCTCAAATCATCTGTCCGCGAAATCGATATGCCTGCTCGCTGGGGCGGTGAAGAACTGGTTACTGTCTTGCACGAGACAGATGCTGATGGTGCCAGTGTAGTAGCAGAGAGAGTGCGTCGTCGTATCTCTATGCTAGAGATTAAAGAGCCAAAAACTGGCAAACCCATTAAGATTACAGCCTCTCTTGCTGTAGCCTGCTATCCTCAACACTCTAACGATCCTCAGGGACTATTAGAAGCGGCATCTGAAGCTCTTATCCAGTGCAAAGAAGACGGCTGCAATAGAGTACTAATTGCCAATAAATAA
- the clpB gene encoding ATP-dependent chaperone ClpB, which translates to MNLDRFTNKAQEAVTGCRSLLSRFGHSQVTPEHLLLCLMEQKDGLAPKIAEKLEVDPQTIIDAVTRYLQNQPKASSVTVAKDEIHVSTKLMQILEVAEKEAERLKDQFISVEHLLLALCDESKGQSGTILKQNGITRERILKVLTQIRGKQKVTSQDPEGTYEALQRYGKDLTEMAERGKLDPVIGRDDEIRRVMQVLSRRTKNNPVLVGEPGVGKTAIVEGLAIRITKGDVPEGLKDKKLIALDMGSLVAGAKYRGEFEERLKAVLKEVIESEGKILLFIDELHTVVGAGSGGEGSMDAGNLLKPPLARGELHCIGATTLDEYRKYVEKDPALERRFQTVFVDQPSVEETISILRGLKERYEVHHGVRIKDAALVSAAVLSHRYITDRALPDKAIDLVDEAAARMRIEIDSMPTELDELERRKIQLEIEREALKKEKDQGSKDRLEKLEKDLANLKEEADGLRARWQAEKEGITKMQGVKAEIEHTKVLIEQAERATDLQKAAELKFGKLIELEKQFKTLELEITGDKSPRLLKEEIDEEDIAEIIGSWTGIPVTKLLEGEVQKLLKLEAHLHKRVIGQDEAIEVVSNAVRRARAGMKDPKRPIGSFLFLGPTGVGKTELAKALAEFLFDDEQAIVRIDMSEYQEKHTVARLIGAPPGYIGHDDGGQLTEAVRRRSYSCVLFDEVEKAHADVFNILLQVLDEGHLTDSKGRTVDFKNTVIIMTSNIGSQYILDYQIKAAEDGGDHYDEMRERVMGALREHFRPEFLNRIDETVVFHALTAAELAQIVDIQMHILNKRLADRKITVQPSAEARDWLATTGYDPVYGARPLRRLIQREIENPLALKMLEGEFGDGDDILINLGDDELIFSKASNLVTV; encoded by the coding sequence ATGAATCTGGACAGATTTACCAACAAAGCCCAAGAAGCAGTAACCGGTTGCCGCTCACTGCTCTCACGCTTTGGCCACAGCCAGGTCACCCCAGAGCATCTGCTTTTGTGCTTGATGGAGCAAAAAGACGGTCTCGCCCCCAAAATCGCCGAAAAATTAGAAGTCGATCCACAAACAATAATCGACGCTGTTACTCGCTATTTGCAAAATCAGCCCAAAGCTTCTTCGGTCACTGTGGCTAAAGATGAGATCCATGTTTCGACAAAGTTGATGCAAATCCTGGAAGTAGCTGAAAAAGAAGCTGAACGTCTTAAAGACCAATTTATCAGTGTCGAGCATCTGCTCTTAGCCCTCTGCGATGAGAGCAAAGGCCAGTCTGGCACAATTCTCAAACAAAACGGCATCACAAGAGAGCGCATTCTCAAGGTGCTAACTCAAATTAGAGGCAAACAAAAGGTCACTAGCCAGGATCCCGAAGGCACTTACGAAGCCCTACAGCGCTATGGTAAAGACCTGACCGAAATGGCAGAGCGCGGCAAACTAGACCCGGTTATCGGCCGAGACGATGAAATCCGCCGGGTTATGCAAGTATTGAGTCGTCGTACAAAAAACAATCCTGTCCTGGTGGGAGAGCCGGGCGTCGGTAAGACAGCTATTGTCGAGGGTCTTGCCATCCGCATCACCAAAGGCGACGTACCAGAAGGACTAAAGGACAAAAAGCTAATTGCACTGGATATGGGCTCTCTTGTAGCTGGTGCTAAATACCGCGGCGAATTTGAAGAGCGCCTCAAGGCTGTACTCAAAGAAGTAATCGAATCAGAAGGCAAAATTTTGCTCTTCATCGACGAATTGCACACCGTCGTCGGTGCTGGCTCTGGTGGTGAAGGCTCAATGGATGCCGGCAACTTACTCAAGCCACCACTGGCTCGTGGTGAATTGCACTGTATCGGCGCCACCACCCTCGATGAATACCGCAAATATGTAGAAAAAGACCCAGCTCTCGAAAGAAGATTTCAGACCGTCTTTGTTGATCAACCATCTGTTGAAGAAACAATCTCAATTTTGCGTGGACTCAAAGAGCGTTATGAAGTGCACCATGGGGTACGCATCAAAGATGCGGCACTGGTCAGTGCCGCAGTGCTCTCGCACCGCTATATAACAGACCGCGCTTTGCCAGACAAAGCCATAGACTTAGTCGACGAAGCGGCGGCTCGTATGCGCATCGAAATTGACTCCATGCCAACTGAGCTAGATGAACTCGAGCGTCGCAAAATTCAACTAGAAATCGAAAGAGAAGCTCTGAAGAAAGAAAAAGACCAGGGCTCTAAAGATCGCCTGGAAAAACTGGAAAAGGACCTGGCTAATCTCAAAGAAGAAGCCGATGGTTTGAGAGCACGCTGGCAAGCCGAAAAAGAAGGCATCACCAAGATGCAAGGAGTCAAAGCCGAAATCGAGCATACAAAAGTGCTAATCGAACAAGCCGAACGCGCCACTGACCTGCAAAAGGCAGCTGAACTAAAATTTGGCAAATTGATTGAACTGGAAAAGCAATTTAAAACTCTTGAACTAGAAATTACAGGAGACAAGAGCCCAAGGTTGCTCAAAGAAGAAATCGACGAAGAAGACATTGCCGAAATCATCGGCAGTTGGACTGGCATACCAGTAACTAAATTGCTTGAAGGCGAAGTGCAAAAGCTGCTCAAACTGGAAGCACATTTGCACAAACGTGTTATCGGGCAAGATGAAGCCATTGAAGTGGTTTCAAACGCGGTAAGGCGTGCTAGAGCTGGTATGAAAGATCCTAAACGTCCGATTGGTTCTTTCCTCTTTTTGGGACCGACTGGTGTTGGTAAAACCGAGCTAGCCAAGGCACTTGCTGAGTTTCTCTTTGATGATGAACAGGCGATTGTGCGCATCGATATGTCCGAATATCAGGAAAAACACACTGTCGCCAGACTGATTGGCGCACCACCTGGCTATATCGGACACGACGACGGGGGACAATTGACTGAGGCAGTAAGACGCCGCTCTTATAGCTGTGTGCTCTTTGACGAAGTAGAAAAAGCCCACGCCGACGTCTTCAACATCCTCTTGCAAGTACTCGATGAAGGTCACCTGACCGACTCTAAAGGTCGTACTGTGGACTTCAAAAATACTGTCATTATCATGACCTCCAATATCGGTAGTCAGTACATCCTGGACTATCAAATAAAAGCGGCCGAGGATGGAGGCGATCACTATGACGAGATGAGAGAACGCGTCATGGGAGCGCTGAGAGAGCATTTCAGACCAGAGTTTCTCAACCGTATTGATGAGACCGTGGTCTTCCATGCCCTCACAGCAGCCGAACTGGCTCAGATTGTCGATATCCAGATGCACATCCTGAACAAGCGTCTGGCCGATCGCAAAATCACAGTCCAACCCTCTGCCGAAGCAAGAGATTGGCTTGCCACAACCGGTTACGACCCTGTATATGGTGCCAGACCGCTGCGCCGTTTGATCCAACGCGAGATCGAAAACCCACTAGCTCTAAAAATGCTAGAAGGTGAATTTGGTGATGGAGACGACATCTTGATCAATCTTGGTGATGATGAGCTGATCTTTAGCAAAGCCAGTAATCTAGTGACTGTCTAA
- a CDS encoding response regulator transcription factor encodes MIRLMVVDDHAPTRQMICEQLTQGGMIQVVAEAETSHDAWATASKILPDIILLDLHLPGLYSTVDLLKRFSQLKRTKVVILSGIAKASEVQDLIEAGANGYVLKEDAPALIKMALLMVSKGSRSVISPSLPRHLTRLSAQERTILRYLTMRGKLSTAAERMGISQVELDDLIEHLVQKLELETPEALLRWAKKHGF; translated from the coding sequence ATGATCAGACTAATGGTTGTTGATGATCACGCGCCTACCAGGCAGATGATCTGCGAGCAACTAACTCAAGGTGGCATGATCCAGGTAGTAGCTGAGGCCGAGACCTCGCATGATGCCTGGGCTACAGCCTCTAAAATTTTGCCCGATATTATATTGCTTGATTTGCATTTGCCGGGGCTTTATAGCACGGTGGACTTGCTCAAGAGATTTAGTCAACTTAAACGCACCAAGGTCGTTATCCTCTCGGGCATCGCCAAAGCCTCTGAAGTGCAGGACTTGATTGAGGCTGGTGCTAATGGTTATGTCCTTAAGGAGGATGCACCGGCGCTCATTAAAATGGCACTGCTAATGGTGTCAAAGGGATCGCGCTCTGTTATTTCTCCCAGCTTGCCCAGACATCTCACCAGGCTATCGGCGCAAGAGCGCACAATCCTGCGCTATCTCACTATGCGTGGCAAGTTATCCACTGCTGCTGAGCGCATGGGCATCAGTCAAGTTGAGCTTGACGATTTGATCGAGCATCTGGTGCAAAAGCTTGAGTTAGAAACACCTGAGG